In one window of Henckelia pumila isolate YLH828 chromosome 1, ASM3356847v2, whole genome shotgun sequence DNA:
- the LOC140874636 gene encoding RNA-binding protein Y14A — protein MANIEAEAVDFEPEDDDLMDEDIVEGSPNRGAASIPRLKSAITGGGSSSAPKKTKGRGFRDEAAAEADRNARMSARFDSLDSDGGPGPERSIEGWIILVTGVHEEAQEDDLQNAFGEFGEIKNLHLNLDRRTGFVKGYALIEYEKFDEAQRAITEMDGTELLTQPINVDWAFSKGPFRRRNLRRRSPRGHRSRSPRRRF, from the exons ATGGCGAACATCGAAGCTGAGGCGGTGGATTTCGAGCCAGAGGATGACGATCTCATGGATGAAGATATCGTGGAAGGTTCTCCGAACCGTGGAGCAGCCTCCATCCCGCGGCTGAAGTCCGCCATCACCGGCGGAGGCTCGTCTTCAGCTCCCAAGAAGACCAAGGGTCGCGGCTTCCGCGACGAGGCTGCTGCTGAGGCGGACCGAAATGCCCGGATGTCTGCTCGCTTCGACTCCCTCGACTCCGACGGCGGCCCTGGCCCCGAACGAT CTATTGAAGGATGGATTATTCTCGTTACTGGAGTTCATGAAGAGGCGCAAGAGGATGATTTACAAAATGCTTTTGGTGAATTTGGCGAGATTAAGAATTTACACTTGAATCTTGATCGACGTACTGGGTTCGTCAAG GGCTATGCACTTATCGAATACGAGAAGTTTGATGAGGCTCAGAGAGCTATTACAGAAATGGATGGAACTGAACTGCTGACACAGCCCATAAATGTTGATTGGGCTTTCAGCAAAGGCCCATTCAGGAGGAGGAATCTGCGAAGGAg ATCACCTCGAGGTCACCGGTCCAGAAGTCCTAGAAGAAGGTTTTGA